In bacterium, the following are encoded in one genomic region:
- the polA gene encoding DNA polymerase I — protein sequence MSKLYLIDGHSMAYRAFYAIPTLSTSKGEPTNAIYGFTIMLLKILKEEKPDYLCICFDSKTPTFRHNIYPKYKAHRERMPEEMRIQIPIIFEIIKSLGCFSISIDGYEADDLIASSVKRFKDDVDEIFILTQDKDILSLIDEKTKVISTKKGITERTIFDKEKTLEKFGVSSEKIPELLSIVGDSSDNIPGAKGIGEKTGIELIKKHSLDNILKNPEIIENPKIREVIKQEKEKIELSKSLVRLKDDISLDISLPSLKIKEMDKNSLLSLFSNLEFKTLINEMSLKEEKEREILSFSLISKTKGISLFLKDDKLIISDGLNSFLAGFDEAKTLFEDENIEKIGFDVKSIIILLKSRRIELKGRLFDIMIASYLLTPGLKQSLEDVFMRNLPNETQDAMGIFKLKIELEKKLKENGLLGLFEELEMPLVKILSEMESYGIMVSQKYLVEFGKELDSQISLLSEKIYSFVGEFNINSPKQLSFILFEKLNLPIIKRGKTGPSTDEEVLFSLSKLHPLPKLLLDYREIAKLKSTYTDGIIPLIGNDGRIHTSFNQTITQTGRLSSSNPNLQNIPIRTDLGKKIRRAFIPKDGCVFLKADYSQIELRILAHISQDKALISSFIAGEDIHSNTASEIYGTSNITEDMRRQAKTINFGIVYGMSSYGLSKELGISAGNAQEMIDRYFALHPGVLMYIQETIQKARELGYVETLWKRKRYIPEILSKNKAIREFAERAAINMPIQGTCADLIKKAMIDVCKKLPSNCKLLLQVHDELLFEIPEEKASQIAPIVIESMKNARKFDVPIEVNISIGKNWGEI from the coding sequence ATGAGCAAATTATATCTCATTGATGGCCACTCAATGGCATATCGGGCATTTTATGCTATTCCCACCCTTTCCACATCAAAGGGAGAGCCAACAAATGCCATTTATGGGTTCACTATTATGCTCCTTAAAATTTTAAAGGAGGAAAAGCCAGATTATCTATGCATCTGCTTTGATTCAAAAACACCAACATTCAGGCACAATATATACCCAAAATATAAAGCACATAGGGAGAGGATGCCAGAGGAGATGAGAATCCAAATCCCCATAATTTTTGAGATAATAAAAAGCCTTGGATGTTTTTCTATATCTATTGATGGCTATGAGGCAGATGACCTTATTGCCTCATCTGTTAAAAGATTTAAAGACGATGTAGATGAGATATTTATTCTTACCCAAGACAAGGACATCCTTTCCCTTATTGATGAAAAGACAAAGGTAATATCTACAAAGAAGGGCATTACAGAGAGAACAATCTTTGACAAAGAAAAGACACTTGAAAAATTTGGGGTATCTTCTGAAAAAATTCCCGAGCTTTTATCCATAGTAGGAGATAGCTCAGACAATATCCCCGGAGCAAAGGGAATAGGAGAAAAAACAGGCATTGAGTTAATAAAAAAGCATAGTCTGGATAATATCTTAAAAAACCCGGAGATAATAGAAAATCCAAAGATAAGGGAGGTAATTAAACAAGAAAAGGAGAAAATAGAATTAAGCAAGTCTCTTGTAAGGCTAAAGGACGACATTTCCCTTGATATTTCCCTTCCTTCTCTTAAGATAAAGGAGATGGACAAAAATTCCCTCCTTTCTTTATTTTCTAATCTTGAATTTAAGACATTGATAAATGAGATGTCTTTAAAGGAGGAAAAGGAAAGGGAGATTTTATCGTTTTCTTTAATCTCAAAGACAAAGGGGATTTCTTTATTTCTTAAAGATGATAAGCTTATTATCTCTGATGGACTTAATTCATTTTTAGCAGGTTTTGATGAAGCAAAAACCCTATTTGAAGATGAAAATATAGAAAAAATAGGCTTTGATGTAAAATCCATTATTATCCTCCTTAAAAGCAGGAGAATAGAGCTTAAGGGAAGGTTATTTGATATTATGATTGCCTCTTATCTCCTTACACCAGGCTTAAAACAAAGCCTGGAAGATGTATTTATGAGGAATCTTCCCAATGAAACCCAGGATGCAATGGGTATATTTAAACTAAAGATAGAATTAGAAAAAAAGCTAAAAGAAAATGGGCTTCTTGGGTTATTTGAGGAATTGGAGATGCCCCTTGTAAAAATTCTTTCCGAGATGGAATCTTATGGGATAATGGTTTCTCAAAAATACCTTGTAGAATTTGGAAAAGAGCTTGATAGCCAAATTTCTCTTTTGAGTGAAAAGATATATAGCTTTGTAGGTGAATTTAATATAAACTCACCAAAGCAACTCTCTTTTATTCTATTTGAAAAGCTAAATCTTCCTATAATAAAGAGGGGAAAAACAGGCCCATCAACAGATGAGGAGGTTCTCTTTTCCTTATCAAAGCTACACCCCCTGCCAAAGCTCTTATTGGATTATAGAGAGATTGCAAAGCTTAAATCAACCTATACGGATGGCATTATTCCCCTTATTGGAAACGATGGAAGAATTCATACCTCGTTTAATCAAACAATAACACAGACAGGAAGGCTTTCATCAAGCAATCCAAATCTCCAAAATATCCCAATAAGGACAGATCTTGGCAAAAAGATAAGGAGGGCATTTATACCAAAAGATGGATGTGTATTCCTAAAGGCAGATTATTCCCAGATTGAGCTTAGAATCCTTGCACATATTTCACAAGATAAAGCCCTCATTTCTTCCTTCATTGCTGGTGAGGACATTCATTCAAATACAGCATCAGAGATTTATGGCACATCAAATATAACAGAAGATATGAGACGCCAGGCAAAAACTATAAACTTTGGAATAGTCTATGGAATGAGTAGCTATGGTCTTTCAAAGGAGCTTGGGATATCAGCAGGCAATGCACAGGAAATGATTGATAGATATTTTGCCCTCCATCCAGGGGTTCTAATGTATATCCAGGAAACAATACAAAAGGCAAGGGAGCTTGGATATGTTGAAACCCTATGGAAAAGAAAGAGGTATATCCCAGAGATACTTAGTAAAAACAAGGCAATTCGTGAGTTTGCAGAGCGTGCTGCAATAAATATGCCAATTCAAGGAACCTGTGCAGACCTTATAAAAAAGGCAATGATTGATGTTTGTAAAAAACTTCCATCTAATTGTAAACTCCTCCTTCAGGTTCATGATGAGCTTTTGTTCGAAATTCCAGAGGAAAAAGCATCACAGATAGCGCCTATTGTTATAGAATCTATGAAAAACGCTAGAAAATTTGATGTTCCAATAGAGGTAAATATATCAATTGGCAAAAATTGGGGAGAGATATAA